From the genome of Pelobacter propionicus DSM 2379, one region includes:
- a CDS encoding flavodoxin family protein yields the protein MAPKKIVIIESSPRHNGNSTLLAREVASGAVNLGADVETVHLHGMDIKPCSACDACQESLETDCVIGDDMKALYSRLRAADAIVYATPVYWFTVSGQIKLFMDRCYALTCAATVPGEEGGEPVYTLENDLAGKKLGIVLTYGDVDPFVSGAVNALRTFQDMARFLGAEIVGQVYGSALTPGEIVGNSALMHQAYQLGRDLAAGA from the coding sequence ATGGCTCCAAAAAAGATCGTCATCATCGAGTCGAGTCCGCGGCACAACGGCAACAGCACGCTTCTCGCCCGGGAGGTCGCTTCCGGCGCGGTCAACCTGGGCGCCGATGTTGAAACAGTGCATCTGCACGGCATGGACATCAAACCTTGCAGCGCCTGCGACGCCTGCCAGGAGTCGCTGGAGACGGATTGCGTCATCGGCGACGACATGAAAGCGCTCTATTCCAGGCTGCGCGCTGCGGACGCCATCGTCTATGCCACGCCTGTCTACTGGTTCACCGTTTCCGGCCAGATCAAGCTGTTCATGGACCGCTGCTATGCCCTTACCTGTGCGGCAACAGTGCCGGGAGAAGAGGGGGGTGAGCCGGTCTATACCCTGGAGAACGATCTGGCCGGCAAGAAATTGGGCATCGTCCTGACCTATGGGGACGTGGACCCGTTCGTCTCGGGCGCGGTCAACGCCCTGCGCACCTTCCAGGACATGGCCCGCTTTCTGGGGGCCGAGATCGTTGGTCAGGTGTACGGGAGCGCCCTGACGCCGGGCGAGATAGTCGGTAACAGCGCGTTGATGCATCAGGCATACCAGCTCGGCAGAGACCTGGCAGCAGGCGCTTGA